Proteins co-encoded in one Paenibacillus antri genomic window:
- the spoIIP gene encoding stage II sporulation protein P, whose amino-acid sequence MERLGMRIATGMVTACVVLGAAGLIRGHAEVSPLQSLGNAAAFVSGSVLTRMYMEIPGAEPGLGETLLESRKGAASAEGTSSGEPVEPTASSGAETPSAASDAESEPAGDSEAVPAGAPASPSPSEDKPPAEKPTSAAAKPETDRKLAFIYHSHNRESWLPELKGTSKDQPNEAFDADVNVSMLGARLQKKLEEFGVGAVHSGTDYNTAVKNFNYNYSYKYSKTTVKEALAVHDDLVYLLDIHRDSSRREQTTVEIDGKAYAKMYFIVGQGNPNWKDNEALAKRIHEKMEKKLPGVSKGILTKGTRHGHGEYNQSLSKGSVLIEIGGVDNTLEESNRTIDALASIIAELAKDAVKVDAGAASEQPEKT is encoded by the coding sequence ATGGAACGATTGGGTATGCGCATCGCGACGGGAATGGTGACGGCTTGTGTCGTCCTCGGGGCGGCAGGGCTCATCCGCGGACACGCGGAAGTCTCGCCGCTGCAGTCGCTCGGCAACGCGGCCGCCTTCGTCTCGGGATCCGTGCTTACTAGAATGTATATGGAAATTCCCGGCGCGGAGCCCGGTTTGGGAGAGACGCTGCTAGAGTCGCGGAAAGGGGCTGCGTCGGCGGAAGGGACGAGCTCCGGGGAACCGGTGGAGCCGACCGCTTCGAGCGGCGCGGAGACGCCGTCCGCGGCGTCCGATGCCGAGTCTGAGCCTGCCGGCGATAGCGAAGCCGTTCCGGCCGGCGCGCCTGCGTCTCCGTCTCCGTCCGAGGACAAGCCCCCCGCAGAGAAGCCGACGTCTGCGGCCGCGAAGCCCGAGACGGATCGCAAGCTCGCCTTCATCTACCATTCGCATAACCGGGAATCGTGGCTGCCCGAGCTGAAGGGGACGAGCAAGGATCAGCCGAACGAAGCGTTCGACGCCGACGTCAACGTATCGATGCTCGGCGCGCGGCTGCAGAAGAAGCTCGAGGAGTTCGGCGTCGGCGCGGTGCACTCGGGGACCGACTACAATACGGCCGTGAAAAACTTCAATTACAACTACTCGTATAAATATTCGAAGACGACGGTGAAGGAAGCTTTGGCGGTCCACGACGATCTCGTCTACCTGTTGGATATTCACCGCGACTCGTCGAGGCGGGAGCAGACGACCGTCGAGATCGACGGCAAGGCGTACGCGAAGATGTACTTCATCGTCGGCCAAGGAAACCCGAACTGGAAAGATAACGAGGCGCTGGCGAAACGGATTCACGAAAAGATGGAGAAGAAGCTGCCCGGCGTGTCGAAGGGCATTCTCACGAAAGGGACGAGGCACGGACACGGCGAGTACAACCAGTCGCTGTCCAAGGGAAGCGTGCTTATCGAAATCGGCGGCGTGGACAATACTTTGGAAGAGAGCAACCGCACGATCGACGCGCTCGCCTCGATCATCGCGGAATTGGCGAAGGACGCGGTGAAGGTCGATGCCGGCGCGGCTTCCGAGCAGCCGGAGAAGACGTAA